One part of the Paraglaciecola sp. L3A3 genome encodes these proteins:
- the uraH gene encoding hydroxyisourate hydrolase has translation MSRSPITTHVLDTSTGTPAEKITIRLSKMINEKWLELGQGITNSDGRVAEWSAINNQDITIEHGIYKLVFDLDNYFTKQGSKAFYPTADITFRISDDKHHHIPLLLSPFGYSTYRGS, from the coding sequence ATGAGCCGTTCCCCTATCACCACTCATGTATTAGATACTTCTACCGGTACACCCGCGGAAAAAATTACCATTCGTTTATCAAAAATGATTAATGAAAAGTGGCTAGAACTGGGCCAAGGTATTACCAATAGTGACGGTCGAGTAGCAGAATGGTCAGCTATCAATAACCAAGATATCACAATCGAACACGGTATTTATAAACTGGTATTTGATTTAGACAACTATTTTACAAAGCAAGGCAGTAAAGCATTTTACCCTACGGCAGATATTACTTTTCGTATAAGCGACGATAAACATCATCATATCCCTTTGTTGTTATCGCCCTTCGGTTATTCAACGTATAGAGGCAGTTGA
- a CDS encoding urate hydroxylase PuuD, whose amino-acid sequence MEAYLYELVHLILRYFHVIAGIAWIGASFYFAWLDNNLETPPQWKKDKGIKGDLWAIHGGGFYEVAKYQVGPEKMPSTLHWFKWEAYTTWLTGILLFSLLYYVGADAYLLDTNKSNLDVATAIASSFASIAIGYAVYRFLCTTKLAENGRLFIAASIVLIGLYAWGLDQLFADRAVYIHVGALIGTCMAGNVYHVIMPSQRYMVAEVEAGRIPDSAPGLKAKLCSIHNNYATLPIIFIMLSNHFAFTYTHQYGWLVLVALFAIGMWVRHYFNLKHVGINKPSVLISGIAAFLVVMLAIAPWPTSTEHTEQSQVNAVSDAQAWNIIITHCASCHSDTPTSTMFAIAPLGLMLDNIEQVKQHADKIYARAVTNKDMPLGNLSQMTEEQRVTLGNWLQQMKEED is encoded by the coding sequence ATGGAAGCTTATTTATACGAACTAGTACATCTGATCCTTCGATATTTTCATGTGATTGCTGGTATTGCCTGGATTGGAGCATCCTTTTATTTTGCTTGGCTGGATAACAATCTAGAAACCCCGCCACAGTGGAAAAAAGACAAGGGAATAAAAGGTGACCTTTGGGCAATACATGGTGGGGGGTTTTATGAAGTCGCCAAATACCAAGTTGGCCCAGAAAAAATGCCTAGTACTTTACATTGGTTTAAGTGGGAAGCTTACACTACTTGGCTTACCGGTATTTTACTGTTCAGTTTACTGTATTATGTCGGAGCCGATGCTTATCTCTTAGATACTAATAAATCAAATCTAGATGTTGCCACAGCTATTGCTAGCTCCTTTGCCAGTATTGCCATAGGTTATGCTGTTTATCGATTTTTGTGTACTACCAAACTAGCTGAAAATGGCCGTTTATTTATTGCTGCTAGTATTGTCTTAATTGGTCTTTATGCATGGGGATTAGATCAATTATTTGCTGATCGCGCCGTGTATATTCATGTAGGAGCCTTAATAGGTACCTGTATGGCGGGAAATGTTTACCATGTGATCATGCCAAGTCAAAGATATATGGTGGCAGAAGTTGAAGCTGGGCGTATCCCAGACTCGGCCCCAGGTCTAAAAGCAAAGCTTTGCTCTATACATAATAACTACGCAACCTTGCCCATTATATTTATAATGTTAAGCAACCATTTTGCTTTTACCTACACCCATCAATATGGCTGGTTAGTGCTGGTAGCCTTATTTGCTATCGGTATGTGGGTTAGACATTATTTCAATTTAAAACATGTTGGTATTAATAAACCTTCGGTGTTGATCAGTGGTATTGCAGCATTTTTAGTTGTGATGTTAGCCATAGCACCTTGGCCAACATCAACCGAGCACACAGAACAAAGCCAAGTTAATGCGGTAAGTGATGCGCAAGCTTGGAATATTATTATTACTCATTGTGCCAGTTGTCATAGCGACACCCCTACCTCGACTATGTTTGCCATTGCCCCTCTAGGGTTGATGCTTGACAATATTGAGCAGGTCAAACAACACGCCGACAAAATATATGCACGAGCGGTAACCAATAAAGACATGCCTTTGGGTAACCTTAGTCAAATGACAGAAGAACAAAGAGTCACCCTTGGCAATTGGTTACAGCAAATGAAAGAGGAAGATTAA
- the uraD gene encoding 2-oxo-4-hydroxy-4-carboxy-5-ureidoimidazoline decarboxylase, giving the protein MTLSELNSVTPEQAYKVFESCCCAPNWVNKMVKKRPFTNTLVLQEQALRIWNNLDHVDYLAAFEGHPQIGDLSTLQKKYASTSDTAGHEQSGMSLAQQSTLEKMALLNQQYLERFGFIFIVCASGKSAEQMLELIQSRINNSPQQEIQIAAREQAKITKLRLEKLL; this is encoded by the coding sequence ATGACCTTATCTGAATTAAATTCCGTCACGCCAGAACAAGCATATAAAGTATTCGAATCCTGCTGTTGTGCACCCAATTGGGTGAATAAAATGGTTAAAAAGCGCCCATTTACTAATACTTTAGTGTTGCAAGAGCAGGCCTTAAGAATATGGAACAACTTAGACCATGTTGATTATTTAGCGGCCTTTGAGGGTCATCCCCAAATTGGCGACTTGTCAACTCTGCAAAAAAAGTATGCATCGACTAGTGACACTGCTGGTCACGAACAATCTGGCATGTCTTTAGCTCAACAAAGCACTTTAGAGAAAATGGCCCTTTTGAATCAACAATATCTAGAGCGATTTGGCTTTATTTTTATCGTCTGTGCTTCAGGTAAATCAGCCGAACAAATGCTCGAGTTAATTCAAAGTCGGATCAATAACTCACCTCAACAAGAAATCCAAATTGCGGCTCGCGAACAAGCCAAAATAACTAAACTAAGATTGGAGAAACTACTATGA
- the xdhC gene encoding xanthine dehydrogenase accessory protein XdhC, protein MIMLNQSTQGFHPYTWAQAAQQLDANNIDYVIVTVIKTLGSVPRASGSKMLISATEIYDTIGGGHLEFKAIQKARELLTAPTNEPVIQQFKLGANLGQCCGGEATVLFEVIQSQGLQLDIYGAGHVAQALMPIIQHLPISIRWIDSREDVFPITIPANIKVIVDESPTEQAKLAAKNTASLILTHNHQLDFDLVQSILKRGDSLWLGVIGSKTKAKRFAYKLSHREFSSEQIAHMTCPVGLSNVQGKLPMEVAVSIAGQLINLYQNLDKELKQSNQSQAQNLLIYSASDINTFQQKTSKMETSE, encoded by the coding sequence TTGATCATGCTTAATCAATCCACCCAAGGTTTTCACCCATATACTTGGGCGCAAGCGGCGCAGCAACTGGATGCTAACAATATTGATTATGTCATTGTGACTGTTATCAAAACCTTAGGTTCAGTGCCTCGCGCCTCTGGTAGCAAAATGTTGATCAGTGCAACTGAGATATACGACACCATAGGAGGTGGTCATTTAGAGTTTAAAGCTATCCAAAAAGCCAGAGAATTACTGACGGCTCCAACAAACGAGCCTGTCATTCAACAATTTAAGTTAGGTGCCAACTTAGGCCAATGTTGTGGCGGTGAGGCGACTGTATTATTTGAAGTCATTCAAAGCCAAGGGTTACAACTCGATATTTATGGTGCAGGACATGTGGCACAAGCTTTGATGCCTATTATTCAACACTTGCCCATTTCTATTCGTTGGATAGATAGCCGTGAAGACGTTTTCCCCATTACTATTCCTGCAAATATCAAAGTAATAGTAGATGAATCGCCTACAGAACAAGCCAAACTAGCTGCCAAGAATACAGCGTCATTGATTTTGACCCATAACCATCAATTAGATTTTGACTTGGTACAAAGCATTTTAAAGCGTGGTGATTCTTTATGGTTAGGCGTAATAGGTTCAAAAACCAAAGCTAAACGTTTTGCTTATAAACTATCTCATCGTGAATTTTCATCAGAACAAATTGCACATATGACCTGCCCTGTAGGTTTAAGCAATGTACAAGGTAAATTACCTATGGAAGTGGCGGTTTCAATTGCTGGCCAATTGATTAACTTGTATCAAAATTTAGACAAAGAGTTAAAACAATCTAATCAATCTCAGGCGCAAAACCTTTTAATTTACTCAGCGAGTGACATTAACACTTTCCAGCAAAAAACATCAAAAATGGAAACCTCTGAATGA
- the xdhB gene encoding xanthine dehydrogenase molybdopterin binding subunit — protein sequence MRHFELNKDKTVNGAIGQSIHHESAIKHVCGNANYLDDNIVPSNCLYGYPVVSSIVTGSIINIDTSALGNIEGVIKVLSHQDIPGKKDIGPVFPGDTLLAEDLIEYHSQPILLVVATTFELARHAASLVKITYSESTPVLDIHQAIDENYWVRPPHTLNKGNAESALQNAAHTISSDIHIGGQEHFYLEGQVALAQPNQDGGMWVQTSTQHPTEVQHLVAKVLAQPFNYATVETRRMGGAFGGKETQAAPWACLAALACYHTGKAVKVKLSRSDDFKLTGKRHPFYNKYQVGFNEQGLIDGVNIEINGNCGYSPDLSDAIVDRAMFHADNAYFYPNANIIGNRCKTNTVSHTAFRGFGGPQGVIIAEMMMDDIAYNIGQDPIEIRKLNLYKKGRDTTPYHQVVEQHILLDMINQLEISADYQQRKAAIRVFNQTSPIIKKGLGISTVKFGISFTVQHLNQAGALLNIYSDGSLHINHGGTEMGQGLNTKIAQIVAHGMGVDIKHVGITATRTDKVPNTSPTAASSGTDLNGMAALNAVNIIKQRLIDFVVAHFDVTAESVQFNNDYVYHEKGEIAFAELIGLAYLNRVSLSTTGYYATPKIHYDRDKAQGHPFFYYANGVAISEVEIDTLTGENSVIRTDILHDVGNSINPALDIGQIEGAFIQGMGWLTTEDLQWNEQGKLTSFGPATYKIPAIGDTPSELNVDLYNSQNPETTVFRSKAVGEPPFMHGISVWCAIRNAIASINDEKYCPKLDTPATPERILAAVVDAKTWREKQGVDHA from the coding sequence ATGCGGCACTTTGAACTTAATAAAGACAAAACAGTGAATGGCGCTATTGGTCAATCTATTCATCATGAAAGTGCCATTAAACATGTGTGTGGTAATGCTAATTATTTAGATGACAATATAGTGCCCAGTAATTGTCTGTATGGTTACCCTGTTGTCTCTAGCATAGTCACAGGTTCAATCATTAATATAGATACTAGTGCTTTAGGTAATATAGAAGGTGTAATTAAGGTATTAAGCCATCAAGATATTCCTGGTAAAAAAGATATTGGCCCAGTATTTCCTGGCGATACATTATTAGCAGAAGATTTAATTGAATATCATAGCCAACCTATTTTATTGGTTGTAGCAACTACATTTGAATTAGCCAGACACGCAGCCAGTTTAGTTAAGATCACTTACTCAGAATCCACACCAGTACTAGATATTCATCAAGCTATTGACGAAAATTATTGGGTCCGCCCCCCCCACACCTTAAATAAAGGTAACGCTGAATCAGCGCTGCAAAATGCTGCACATACTATAAGCAGTGATATACATATAGGTGGACAAGAGCATTTTTATTTAGAAGGACAAGTCGCCTTAGCTCAGCCTAACCAAGACGGAGGCATGTGGGTACAAACATCCACCCAACATCCTACCGAAGTTCAACATTTAGTTGCTAAAGTCCTAGCTCAACCATTTAATTATGCCACAGTTGAAACTCGTCGAATGGGAGGGGCTTTTGGGGGTAAAGAAACACAAGCTGCTCCTTGGGCTTGTTTAGCAGCCCTAGCCTGTTATCACACTGGCAAAGCTGTCAAAGTGAAACTTTCACGAAGCGATGATTTTAAATTAACCGGTAAACGTCATCCATTTTATAATAAATATCAAGTGGGCTTTAATGAACAAGGCTTAATTGATGGGGTCAATATTGAGATCAATGGTAACTGTGGTTATTCACCTGATTTGTCCGATGCCATAGTCGATAGAGCCATGTTTCATGCAGATAATGCCTATTTTTATCCTAATGCCAATATTATCGGTAATCGTTGTAAAACCAATACTGTCAGCCATACAGCCTTTAGAGGTTTTGGTGGCCCTCAAGGTGTGATCATTGCTGAAATGATGATGGACGATATTGCCTATAATATAGGTCAAGATCCTATAGAAATACGTAAATTGAATTTGTACAAAAAAGGCCGTGACACCACCCCTTACCATCAAGTGGTAGAACAACATATCCTACTAGATATGATTAACCAGCTTGAAATATCAGCCGATTATCAACAACGTAAAGCTGCAATTAGAGTGTTTAATCAAACATCTCCTATCATTAAAAAAGGCTTGGGTATTTCTACAGTTAAATTTGGTATTTCATTTACCGTACAGCACCTAAACCAAGCAGGTGCTTTATTAAATATCTATTCTGATGGTTCGTTACATATTAACCATGGCGGCACAGAAATGGGTCAAGGTTTGAACACTAAGATCGCTCAAATAGTTGCTCATGGTATGGGCGTAGATATCAAGCATGTTGGTATTACTGCGACCCGAACGGACAAGGTACCCAATACTTCACCCACAGCAGCGTCAAGCGGCACTGATCTTAATGGTATGGCAGCACTCAATGCCGTGAATATCATCAAACAAAGATTAATAGATTTTGTGGTTGCTCATTTTGACGTTACTGCAGAATCAGTGCAGTTTAACAATGATTATGTGTATCACGAAAAAGGCGAAATAGCCTTTGCTGAACTAATTGGCCTAGCTTATTTAAACCGAGTATCGCTTTCCACTACCGGTTATTACGCCACACCTAAAATTCATTACGATAGAGACAAAGCACAGGGCCATCCCTTCTTTTATTACGCTAACGGTGTCGCTATAAGTGAAGTAGAAATTGATACCTTGACCGGGGAAAACTCTGTAATCAGAACTGATATTTTACACGATGTGGGTAACTCTATTAATCCAGCTTTAGATATAGGCCAAATTGAAGGAGCTTTTATTCAAGGCATGGGCTGGCTTACTACTGAAGATTTACAGTGGAATGAACAAGGTAAACTCACTAGTTTCGGTCCAGCAACTTATAAAATACCAGCCATAGGTGATACCCCAAGTGAGTTGAATGTAGACCTGTACAATTCACAAAATCCTGAGACAACTGTATTTAGATCAAAAGCTGTAGGTGAACCCCCTTTTATGCATGGTATTAGTGTCTGGTGTGCAATCAGAAATGCCATTGCCAGTATAAATGACGAAAAATACTGTCCTAAACTCGACACCCCCGCTACACCAGAAAGAATTCTAGCGGCTGTTGTTGATGCAAAAACATGGCGAGAAAAACAAGGAGTTGATCATGCTTAA
- the guaD gene encoding guanine deaminase has product MNSVNTIFCGDILDFVDDPAIQGENAHRFFAQGALVVENGKVAKLGYEQDIFSDLRKNNQLADYQVVRYDDQLIMPGMIDTHIHLPQIEMIGAYGEQLLTWLTEYAFPTEKKFANEEYAKAISNIFLDELLKNGTTTALVFCTVHPESVNAFFTEAQKRNLRMIAGKVMMDRNCPEDLSDCVSSSYQESKVLIEKWHNVDRLQYAVTPRFAPTSSDEQLAQCKTLLDEYPDVYLHTHLSENHNECEWVKTLFPNSTDYLGVYEDAGLVRKRSVFAHGIHLSEREMTCLADNQAAISHCPTSNLFLGSGLFNLKSCEQHKVKVGMGTDVGAGTSFSLLQTASEAYKIQQLKHEKFSAFKGLYLVTLGGARALDLEGTIGNFDLGCEADFIVLDNQATPFLNFRLSHTRTLHERLFTLMMLGDDRCIKETYIMGQSVHQRDLAYASNKVEEC; this is encoded by the coding sequence TTGAATTCAGTAAACACGATATTTTGTGGTGATATTTTAGATTTTGTCGATGATCCTGCCATTCAAGGTGAAAACGCACATAGATTTTTTGCGCAAGGCGCTTTAGTTGTCGAAAATGGTAAAGTTGCTAAGTTAGGTTATGAACAAGATATTTTCAGCGATCTTAGAAAAAATAATCAATTAGCCGATTACCAAGTCGTGCGTTACGACGATCAACTAATTATGCCTGGCATGATAGACACCCACATACACTTACCTCAAATTGAAATGATTGGTGCTTATGGCGAACAACTTTTAACTTGGTTAACAGAATATGCCTTTCCCACAGAAAAAAAGTTTGCTAATGAGGAATATGCTAAAGCTATATCCAATATATTTTTAGACGAGTTATTAAAAAACGGGACGACTACTGCTTTAGTATTTTGTACTGTTCATCCTGAATCGGTAAACGCATTTTTTACTGAAGCACAAAAACGAAATTTACGTATGATAGCTGGCAAAGTCATGATGGATAGAAATTGCCCTGAAGATTTATCAGACTGTGTCTCTTCAAGTTATCAAGAATCTAAAGTGTTAATTGAAAAATGGCACAATGTAGACCGTTTACAATACGCTGTCACCCCAAGATTTGCGCCTACTTCGAGTGATGAACAACTTGCACAATGTAAAACATTATTAGACGAATATCCTGATGTTTATTTACATACCCATTTGTCTGAAAATCACAATGAGTGCGAATGGGTGAAAACACTATTCCCTAATTCGACAGATTATCTAGGAGTATACGAAGATGCAGGCTTAGTCAGAAAACGCTCTGTTTTTGCCCACGGCATTCATCTTTCAGAGCGTGAAATGACTTGTTTAGCCGACAACCAAGCAGCAATTTCTCACTGCCCTACTTCTAACCTATTTTTAGGCTCAGGTTTATTTAATCTTAAATCATGTGAACAACATAAAGTCAAAGTCGGTATGGGTACAGATGTTGGCGCTGGCACCAGTTTTTCATTGTTACAAACTGCCAGTGAAGCCTATAAAATACAACAACTTAAGCATGAAAAATTCTCTGCCTTTAAAGGCTTGTATTTAGTCACATTAGGGGGAGCTAGAGCATTAGATTTGGAAGGTACAATAGGTAACTTTGATTTAGGCTGCGAAGCCGATTTTATCGTGCTGGATAACCAAGCCACACCATTCTTAAATTTCAGACTTTCTCATACCAGAACCCTGCACGAAAGGTTATTTACCCTGATGATGTTAGGTGATGACAGGTGTATTAAAGAAACTTACATAATGGGGCAAAGTGTACACCAAAGAGATTTAGCCTATGCATCCAACAAAGTTGAGGAGTGTTGA
- a CDS encoding TonB-dependent siderophore receptor, which translates to MTHKIFKTHPLTKAVAISLAFSISSQVMAQEDEVSSVERIQVTGSLGSLPGQDVEAVFGFGKSILETPRSASTISDEMLERFAIGDIDELVAFAPGTYTQSFFGVAGSLDVRGTPGEAYFRGVKRLDNPGNYPTPIGASSRIDIVRGPASPIYGPAKIGGYLNFNPKSASASRGQYLQENTGAFSYTAGSWDKSILTAEVGGPTSIGDKQAGFYLYGEVENSGSYYDNSATDQTILQGSFNIDVTDNLRFEMGGMHHLYDGNQVAGWNRLTQDLVDNGTYITGTAKPLDTDNDGLISHAEYGAVNLAGIVFFDDNGEYVSGGFYPFAPGFSDSDATELMKLDNPGTTTLKGNQTLVSTDDVLMNTVNTLYFDIMYYTDSGWEIKNQLFYEAYENLNENAYGFSQMHDSSVVENKLIFANEYETNSLIAKVQLSPSIRHTEFMHGDDFTYEYFNRRDLTMPSTALDKRQLSTRIIDNFDNYDVGHYTDYGIAAMTDLTWDFGLNIVLGARYDSIDVKTTTRGDLLLEKGPVATAEDTYTGTSWNASISYKFDFGLIPYITVAEQATLVAGQGAEIGYGQLIDDDGNSIEDGFGISTLSEIGIKGSFLDDSLYFALSSYEQERTDFNAQAIVTNARTLNEGTEFELRWVVDDQLVVTAGYTNMKVYNLTAWNDGKGGSLFGFLGLEDLTGLEDKSLVLGGNPIGLTLISSEEDGGTIEDVRKQGIPENIYTATATYDFQNGFTVNTSIIRADSTYTSFSKSVTLPAYTLVNAGVSYTTDTWTANLSIKNLTDEKYYRANFPDLFGAQIVLPELPTSYQAKFSYKF; encoded by the coding sequence ATGACACACAAAATATTTAAAACTCACCCGTTAACCAAAGCGGTAGCTATTAGTTTAGCTTTTTCGATATCTAGTCAAGTAATGGCCCAAGAAGATGAAGTATCGAGTGTAGAACGTATACAAGTAACAGGGTCTCTAGGTAGTTTACCTGGCCAAGATGTAGAAGCGGTATTTGGTTTCGGTAAATCTATTTTAGAAACCCCTCGTTCAGCTTCAACTATTAGTGATGAGATGTTAGAGCGTTTTGCAATTGGAGATATTGATGAACTGGTTGCGTTTGCACCGGGTACTTATACGCAATCTTTCTTTGGTGTTGCGGGTTCATTAGATGTTCGTGGTACACCAGGTGAAGCTTATTTTAGAGGGGTTAAACGTTTAGATAACCCAGGTAACTATCCAACACCTATTGGTGCCTCAAGTCGTATTGATATTGTACGTGGTCCAGCGTCACCTATATATGGTCCGGCTAAAATTGGCGGCTACTTAAATTTCAATCCAAAATCTGCAAGTGCTAGCCGTGGGCAATATCTTCAAGAAAACACAGGTGCTTTTTCATATACAGCAGGGAGTTGGGATAAGAGTATATTAACTGCCGAAGTAGGTGGACCTACATCGATTGGTGACAAACAAGCCGGTTTTTACTTATATGGTGAAGTGGAAAACTCAGGTAGTTACTACGATAACAGCGCCACTGATCAAACCATTTTACAGGGTTCATTTAATATAGATGTGACAGATAATTTACGTTTCGAAATGGGCGGAATGCATCACTTGTACGACGGTAATCAAGTAGCTGGTTGGAACCGTTTAACTCAGGATTTAGTTGATAATGGTACCTATATTACCGGTACAGCTAAACCCTTAGATACTGACAATGATGGTTTGATATCTCATGCCGAGTATGGTGCGGTAAATTTAGCTGGTATAGTGTTTTTTGATGACAATGGCGAATATGTTTCTGGCGGTTTTTATCCCTTCGCTCCAGGGTTTTCTGATTCTGATGCCACCGAACTAATGAAACTAGATAATCCAGGAACGACTACACTTAAAGGTAATCAAACTCTTGTTTCTACCGATGATGTGCTAATGAATACCGTTAATACATTATATTTCGATATCATGTATTACACTGACAGTGGTTGGGAAATTAAGAACCAACTGTTCTATGAAGCATACGAAAATTTAAATGAGAATGCTTACGGTTTCTCACAAATGCATGACAGTTCAGTGGTTGAAAATAAGCTGATATTTGCTAATGAATATGAAACAAACTCTTTGATAGCTAAAGTTCAACTTTCACCTTCAATTCGTCACACAGAATTTATGCATGGTGATGATTTTACGTACGAGTACTTTAATCGTCGTGATTTAACCATGCCTTCTACCGCACTTGACAAACGTCAACTATCTACTCGTATTATTGACAACTTTGATAATTATGATGTGGGTCACTATACCGATTACGGTATCGCTGCTATGACTGATTTAACCTGGGATTTTGGTCTTAACATAGTGTTAGGGGCTCGTTATGACAGCATTGATGTTAAAACAACGACTCGTGGTGATCTGTTATTAGAAAAAGGACCTGTTGCTACGGCTGAAGATACCTATACAGGTACTTCATGGAATGCCAGTATTTCCTACAAGTTTGACTTTGGTTTGATCCCTTATATTACGGTAGCTGAGCAGGCAACATTGGTGGCTGGTCAAGGTGCAGAAATCGGGTATGGACAACTTATCGATGATGACGGTAATTCTATTGAAGATGGCTTTGGTATATCTACTTTGAGTGAAATTGGAATCAAGGGGTCATTCTTAGACGATAGTTTATATTTTGCTCTTTCATCATATGAACAAGAAAGAACTGATTTTAATGCTCAAGCCATTGTTACCAATGCAAGAACACTTAATGAAGGAACTGAGTTTGAGCTTCGTTGGGTAGTAGATGACCAATTAGTTGTTACTGCTGGTTACACTAATATGAAAGTGTATAACCTAACTGCATGGAATGACGGTAAAGGCGGCTCTTTGTTCGGATTTTTGGGTCTTGAAGACTTAACCGGTTTAGAAGATAAATCTTTAGTATTAGGTGGGAATCCGATTGGTTTAACATTAATTTCTAGTGAAGAAGATGGTGGAACTATCGAAGATGTTCGCAAGCAAGGTATACCTGAAAATATATATACTGCGACTGCCACTTACGATTTTCAAAATGGATTTACAGTTAATACCAGTATCATCCGTGCTGATTCAACTTACACAAGCTTCTCTAAGAGTGTGACTTTGCCGGCTTATACTTTAGTTAATGCTGGCGTCTCTTATACCACGGATACTTGGACAGCAAACCTATCTATTAAAAACTTAACCGACGAGAAATATTATCGTGCGAACTTCCCTGATTTATTTGGTGCACAGATTGTGTTACCAGAGTTACCAACTAGTTATCAGGCGAAATTTAGCTACAAATTTTAA
- the xdhA gene encoding xanthine dehydrogenase small subunit has translation MITFLLNDTPVKVESFSPDTNVLQWLRCNESLTGTKEGCGTGDCGACTLLVGEYTNNSWQYKTVNSCLMLLGNAHGKHIITVEFLVSAKIPQLTDLHPVQRALVECHASQCGFCTPGFVMSLLALYINNETYPGKKAVIHALGGNLCRCTGYQPILNAAEKCFEYPRREEAWSKLAMNFKQSLLQDDVIPHLAYQDKQFYLPQKMTDLLTLKNTYPEAKLVAGSTDLSIEIGQQFLYPKQIISVSQVAEMNQLLEMTDSFEIGAALPYCDFLQLFSREYPESRELFERLGSHQIRNTGTLGGSIGNASPIGDPAPLLIALGAKIELQRLGEQRIIDLESFFISYKKTELNNNEVISKIIVPKRSPQQKLACHKISKRMEDDISAVCLALSVEVEEQVIISAKCALGGMAAIPARAKSIEQALIGQACEQNTFVQAAKFMLDDFNPLSDVRASAQYRIDTAQNLMSRIGFEFAANKQSTDDKLTIRIHHAAL, from the coding sequence GTGATCACATTTTTATTAAATGACACCCCAGTTAAAGTTGAATCATTTTCACCTGATACAAATGTTTTACAATGGTTACGCTGCAATGAATCTTTAACCGGAACGAAAGAAGGCTGCGGTACGGGAGATTGTGGAGCTTGTACTTTATTAGTAGGTGAATATACCAATAATAGCTGGCAATACAAAACCGTTAATAGTTGTTTGATGCTACTAGGCAACGCACATGGTAAACACATAATCACTGTGGAATTTTTAGTGTCTGCAAAAATCCCACAGCTCACTGACTTACACCCAGTACAGAGGGCGTTAGTTGAGTGCCATGCATCTCAATGTGGTTTTTGTACTCCCGGCTTTGTTATGAGTTTACTAGCTCTATATATTAATAATGAAACCTATCCTGGTAAAAAAGCAGTAATACATGCTCTAGGCGGTAACTTATGCCGCTGCACAGGTTACCAGCCAATATTGAACGCTGCAGAAAAATGTTTCGAATACCCAAGACGAGAAGAAGCTTGGTCAAAACTAGCGATGAATTTTAAACAGTCACTGCTTCAAGATGATGTTATCCCCCACTTAGCATACCAAGATAAACAGTTTTATTTGCCGCAAAAAATGACTGATTTGTTAACTTTAAAAAATACCTATCCAGAAGCTAAATTAGTGGCTGGCAGTACTGATTTATCCATTGAGATAGGCCAACAATTTTTGTATCCAAAGCAGATTATTTCTGTATCTCAAGTGGCAGAAATGAATCAGCTATTAGAAATGACAGATAGCTTTGAAATTGGCGCTGCTTTACCTTACTGCGACTTTCTTCAATTATTCAGCAGAGAATATCCAGAAAGCAGAGAATTATTTGAGCGTTTAGGATCTCATCAAATACGCAACACTGGCACCTTAGGTGGCAGCATTGGTAATGCCTCACCCATAGGTGATCCGGCACCTCTTTTAATTGCCTTAGGTGCAAAGATTGAATTACAGAGGTTAGGCGAACAACGCATTATTGATCTTGAAAGTTTTTTTATCAGCTATAAAAAAACCGAGCTTAATAACAATGAAGTGATCAGTAAAATTATCGTGCCTAAACGCAGTCCTCAACAAAAACTTGCTTGCCACAAAATATCAAAACGAATGGAAGATGATATTTCTGCTGTCTGTTTGGCCTTAAGTGTTGAAGTTGAAGAGCAAGTAATAATCTCAGCAAAATGTGCTTTAGGCGGAATGGCAGCGATCCCTGCCAGAGCAAAATCCATTGAACAAGCATTAATAGGTCAAGCATGTGAACAAAACACATTTGTTCAAGCAGCTAAATTTATGCTGGATGATTTTAATCCATTATCTGACGTACGTGCTTCAGCCCAATACCGAATAGATACTGCTCAAAACTTAATGTCGCGTATTGGCTTTGAATTTGCAGCCAATAAACAATCCACAGATGATAAGTTAACCATAAGGATCCATCATGCGGCACTTTGA